From one Lycium ferocissimum isolate CSIRO_LF1 chromosome 5, AGI_CSIRO_Lferr_CH_V1, whole genome shotgun sequence genomic stretch:
- the LOC132057292 gene encoding uncharacterized protein LOC132057292 isoform X2: protein MQTQKKKSYEKVSSHLRVQLPNLQVLGVLELNRRGKKHKRSSRYRSNRNEDNDGDDSGSDNDDNDSGSDNDDFPPSKSAVNEGTEPEFEVWGFGILRQDNDHKEAQNFLISSRKR, encoded by the exons ATGCAGacgcaaaagaagaaaagttatgAAAAAGTGTCGTCCCACTTGCGAGTGCAATTGCCTAACTTGCAAGTGCTTGGAGTTTTAG AGCTGAAcagaagaggaaaaaaacaCAAGAGAAGTTCACGGTATCGTTCTAACAGAAATGAAGACAATGATGGAGATGATTCTGGATcggataatgatgataatgattctGGATCGGATAATGATGACTTTCCTCCATCTAAATCGGCGGTGAATGAAGGAACGGAGCCAGAATTTGAGGTCTGGGGATTCGGAATTTTAAGACAGGACAACGACCATAAG GAAGCTCAAAATTTCTTGATAAGTTCCAGGAAAAGATAA
- the LOC132057292 gene encoding uncharacterized protein LOC132057292 isoform X1 — MQTQKKKSYEKVSSHLRVQLPNLQVLGVLELNRRGKKHKRSSRYRSNRNEDNDGDDSGSDNDDNDSGSDNDDFPPSKSAVNEGTEPEFEVWGFGILRQDNDHKVMYNNQWRLNKINGLKLNFNPRP, encoded by the exons ATGCAGacgcaaaagaagaaaagttatgAAAAAGTGTCGTCCCACTTGCGAGTGCAATTGCCTAACTTGCAAGTGCTTGGAGTTTTAG AGCTGAAcagaagaggaaaaaaacaCAAGAGAAGTTCACGGTATCGTTCTAACAGAAATGAAGACAATGATGGAGATGATTCTGGATcggataatgatgataatgattctGGATCGGATAATGATGACTTTCCTCCATCTAAATCGGCGGTGAATGAAGGAACGGAGCCAGAATTTGAGGTCTGGGGATTCGGAATTTTAAGACAGGACAACGACCATAAGGTAATGTATAACAACCAATGGCGTCTCAATAAAATTAATGGCCTAAAGCTAAATTTTAATCCGAGAccttaa
- the LOC132057294 gene encoding F-box/kelch-repeat protein At3g23880-like, which translates to MDVDQATGIRFKVDIMMEILSRLPVRSLFRFKCVSKFWEALIADPYFKMKHHLHAKNDQNSQKILICQLWSVKDRGLGFRSSSLSPVQMVEDEQKVDCPSNCIPMKCKPYCGYDGLVLLVYLSDRPNLPLLLWNPSTRESIELPHPESPLTDCVWGLGYDSTSGDYKILAVNLNGSGRRVEILSLKSGSWRRIGNYPTGVHCYPGFKDCGMDYLPFVHGAFHWSGMSPYYTIVSFNISNEVYGEIPLLEGMCNRSEKRITDHGVSVLGGMLCLYSTYVHHHKRTFELWVMKDYGVKESWTKLIAIPNPNLFNSARPKHLFADGEVLLRCQHTGSGGTVFRTTFRGPFGLWPHCDIVKFAIVYTESLISPKLLT; encoded by the exons ATGGATGTTGATCAG GCCACGGGCATTCGCTTTAAAGTGGACATAATGATGGAGATCCTCAGCAGGTTACCTGTGCGGTCTCTTTTTCGATTCAAATGTGTTTCAAAATTTTGGGAGGCATTAATTGCTGATCCTTACTTTAAGATGAAGCATCACCTTCATGCCAAGAATGaccaaaattcccaaaaaattcTTATTTGCCAATTGTGGAGTGTTAAGGACCGTGGCCTTGGATTCCGTTCTTCTTCTTTATCCCCGGTTCAAATGGTTGAGGATGAACAAAAAGTTGATTGCCCTTCGAACTGCATACCAATGAAGTGCAAACCTtattgtggttatgatggactGGTTCTTCTTGTATATTTGTCTGATAGACCCAATCTACCCCTTTTGCTGTGGAACCCCTCCACAAGAGAATCAATAGAACTTCCCCATCCAGAATCTCCCCTGACGGATTGTGTATGGGGATTGGGATATGACTCAACTAGTGGTGACTATAAGATCCTTGCAGTTAACCTGAATGGATCTGGTCGTCGTGTTGAAATTCTCTCTCTAAAAAGTGGTTCCTGGAGAAGAATCGGTAATTATCCTACAGGCGTTCATTGTTATCCGGGTTTTAAGGATTGTGGTATGGATTATTTGCCATTTGTACATGGAGCATTTCATTGGTCTGGTATGTCACCATATTATACTATCGTTTCATTTAATATTTCAAATGAGGTGTATGGAGAGATACCGTTGTTGGAGGGAATGTGCAATAGGTCCGAAAAGCGGATCACCGACCATGGTGTTTCAGTATTGGGAGGAATGCTTTGCTTGTATTCTACATATGTACATCACCATAAGCGCACTTTTGAGTTGTGGGTAATGAAAGACTATGGTGTCAAAGAATCTTGGACTAAATTGATTGCAATACCTAATCCTAATCTTTTTAATTCCGCCAGACCAAAACATCTGTTTGCGGATGGTGAAGTGCTACTACGCTGCCAACATACGGGATCTGGTGGTACTGTATTCAGGACGACATTTAGAGGACCATTTGGATTATGGCCTCATTGTGATATCGTTAAGTTTGCAATTGTTTATACAGAGAGCTTGATCTCGCCTAAATTACTTACCTAG